GAGGAAGGGAGGGGTACCCATCCCACTGATAGAGCATAAAGATAGTAAGTTATGGAGATCTCATAATACTTACTTTTAACAATTGACGGGACATCCCCGCACTGCATCTTTTTTCAGAATACAGGATACTTGTTGTTGACTAATCACGATTCGTGATATATTTTATTTACAAGTTCATTAGGAACGCGCGTTCTCACCTCTTTGCAGCCGGGCTTGCTGCATAGAAAGAGATCGGTATCAGGAAAACTAAAAAGCAAATGGGAGACTATAAATGAGAGCTGTAATAATGCCTGTTTTGACGCTAAGTGCTATTCTACTTAGCCAGAGTGCAATGGCCGGAGAACTCGTCATCAACTATGACGGATCGGATCCAGCACCGAAAGAATCCTTCACCATGGTTATTGACGAATTCAAAAAAGCTAATCCTGATATTGATGTGAAATGGAATGTTTTCGATCATGAAGGATATAAAACATCAATCCGCAATTTCTTGACAGCTGAGCCCCCAGATATCTGCGCATGGTATGCAGGAAATCGTATGGCTCCTTTTGTCAAAGCCGGATTCTTTGAAGACGTGTCTGACGTATGGGAAGAAGCGGGATACAATGAAAGCCTCGCATCTACGAAGGAATCCATGACCATTGATGGGAAAAAATGGGGTGTTCCGTACACCTATTATCAGTGGGGTGTGTACTACCGTAAAGACATCTTTGAAAAACTGGGCATTCCCGTGCCTAAAAACTGGGAAGAATTCCTTGCGGCCTGCAAAACCCTCAAGGACAACGGCGTCACACCGATAACCATTGGAACAAAATTCCTTTGGACCACAGCCGGTGTATTCGACTACCTTGACCTGCGTGTAAATGGTTATGATTTCCATAACAAATTGACCGCTGGCGAAATCAAATACACGGATCCGAGAGTGCAAAAAGTGTTTGACCGCTGGGATGAACTGGTGAAACCGGGTTACTTCATTGATAACCATTCCACCTATTCCTGGCAGGAAGCACTGGCTCCGATGGTACAGGGCGACGCCGCAATGTACGTCATGGGCAACTTCTGCGTAGCACCACTGAAACAGGCCGGCCTGACAGATGATACACTGGGATTCTTCCAGTTCCCCGAAATCACAGCCGGCCTGCCTAAAGCAGAAGATGCGCCGACAGATACATTCCACATCCCTGCAAAAGCCACAAACAAAGCAGATGCCAAGAAATTCCTGGCCTTCATCGGTCAGCCTGAAATCCAGACCAAATGGAATGAAATTCTGGGACAGCTGCCTGTGAACAACAAATCCCAGGTTGCTGACGACCCGTTCTTACAGGCTGGTTTCGAAGTATTAAGCGATGCCTCAGGAATTGCTCAGTTCTACGATCGCGATACAGATGCTCAGATGGCGAAAGCGGGCATGGAAGGTTTCCAGGAATACATGATGCACCCTGAGCGTCGTGAAAAAATCCTGAAGAAACTGGATAAAGTCCAGGAACGCGTTAATCGCAAGAAATAAGAGCCGTTCTTTCTAACTATACCCCAACTAAATCTTTCCCTGTTCTCTGGCTTTATCTGCTTCGAGTTCAGAGACAGGGAAGGATGACTGGCTTTTCGTTAATTTTATTTGAACAAAAACAGGGAGCCCTCATGGCACAAGCAGCACCAACAGACCAAAGATCCTTTTGGCACCGTAATCGAATTGCAATTACCCCCTGGTTGTTTCTGGCACCCGGGTTAATCATGTTCATGATTTATGTCATTCTTCCCATCTTCCAAAGTATGTGGATATCACTTCATCAATGGGACGGCCTAAGTCCGAAAATTTTTATCGGGCTGGATAATTATCGGGAACTCATGACCGATGATACGTTCTTTGTAGCTATAAAAAACAATATCATATGGCTTGTCCTGTATATGCTGGCGGTGCCAATAGGGCTATTTATATCCCTGCTTTTGAATCAGACCGTGATGGGTATTCGCATATATAAATCGTTATTCTTCTTCCCGTTTGTTATTTCGCAGATCGTCGTGGGCTTGGTGTTCACCTGGGTCTACGATCCTTCAAACGGTATTTTTTCGATCATATTCGGATGGTTCGGGGCGACGTGTCCGGCTATTCTGGGTGATGAAAGATACGTCACATACGGTATTATTGCTGCCGGTCTCTGGCCACAGATTGCCTATTGCATGATTCTTTTCTTAACGGGATTGAACAATGTATCACCGGATCAGATCGAAGCCGGCCGACTGGACAACGCGAAAGGCTGGAAGATGTTATGGTATGTCGTTCTTCCTCAGCTGCGTCCTGCTACATTCATCGCCATCGTGGTAACGGTCATTGGAGCCCTTCGTTCCTTCGACTTGATTTCCATCATGACCTCTGGCGGTCCTTATGGATCAAGCCAGGTGCTCGCCTACTACATGTATGAAACCGCGTTGTCGGAATACGGATATCGCATGGGATACGGAGCAACCATCGCTACGGTGCTGTTCTTCATCATGATGGTGTATATCGCATATTTCTTACGCAGAATGTACGTTCAAGAAAAGGAAGGGTAATACAATGTTTCCAAAACCAATTGAAAAATGTTCTGTCGGCGCACAGCGGTTATATAAGATACTGCTTCCCATTGCCCTGATCCTATGGCTTCTGCCGCTGATTGCAGTGGTGTCAACGTCGGTACGACCTGCTGGCGATATCAATGCCGGCAATTACTGGGGATTACCCTCTAGTTTCGATCTTATTCAAAACTACTCGGCGATCTTCTTCGGCTCAAAAATCGGTTTGTATATATATAATTCATTCAGAATTACCATACCTACCGTTCTTTTAACGCTGTCTATCTCCTGCATGACGGGTTACGCACTGTCAATCTACAAATTCAAAGCGAATCTGTTCGTTTTCTTTGTATTCATTGCCGGTAACTTTGTACCGTTCCAGATTCTCATGGTTCCTGTTCGCGACTTGTCGGTTCGAATGGGTCTCTACGATACGGTAACGGGGCTTGTATTATTCCACGCAGCCTTTCAGGCCGGGTTCTGCACTTTATTCATGCGTAACTTCATGAAAGCACTGCCCTATGAATTAATTGAATCCGCCCGCATTGAAGGCATTAGTGAGTTCCGTATCTTCTGGAACGTCGTGCTGCCGTTGGTTCGACCAGCCCTGGCCGCTCTGGCGGTGCTGATCTTTACCTTCATCTGGAATGATTATTTCTGGGCAACCGTTCTGGTTCAGGGCGACACGGCTATGCCGGTCACCGCAGGACTGAAAAGCCTGAATGGCCAGTGGGTCGCACAATGGCATCTGGTTTCTGCCGGCTCCATTGTCGCAGCCTTCCCTCCTGTCATCCTGTTCTTCCTGCTCCAGAAGCATTTCATCGCAGGTTTGACGATGGGTGCCACAAAGGGATAGACACACGTTTAACAACATCATTTAGAACTAATTATCTAATCAATTAAATTGTAAGAAGAGGAGCATCGTATGGCGGGCTTAGTCTTAAAAAATGTAAAAAAATCCTTCGACAAAATGGAAATCATTCATGGTGTCGATCTGACCATCAACGATGGAGAATTCATTGTATTTGTTGGCCCCTCCGGTTGTGGTAAATCGACACTGCTGCGATTGATTGCCGGTCTGGAAGAAGTCACTGACGGCTCAATCCAAATCGGCGAACGTGATGTAACACGCGTTGAAGCGGCGGAACGCGGCATTGCCATGGTCTTCCAGTCCTACGCATTATATCCGCATATGACAGTATATGACAACATGGCCTTCGGTCTGAAAATGAATGGGTTCTCTAAGGAAGATATCGCCAGACGAGTGGATAAAGCCGCAAAAATTCTGGAACTCGGCCAGCTGCTGAAACGTAAACCGAAAGCACTGTCCGGCGGACAGCGTCAGCGCGTGGCTATTGGCCGGTCTATTGTTCGCGAACCTCAGGTATTCCTGCTGGATGAACCGCTCTCAAACCTGGACGCGGAACTGCGTACACAGATGCGTGTGGAAATCTCGAAACTGCATAATGATCTGGGTGCTACCATGATCTACGTGACACATGATCAGACCGAAGCGATGACGCTGGCGGATCGCATCGTGGTCTTGCGTTTGGGCATCGTGGAACAGGTGGGCTCTCCCATTGAGCTCTATGACAATCCTGACAATCAGTTTGTAGCCGGTTTCATTGGCTCACCTCGGATGAACTTTGTGCATGGCATAGTAAGAAAATGCGAAGGACAGATGGTTTCCGTATACATGGGAGCACTGGATGTCGAAATACCAGTCAAAGCACGCGGGAGTGTCCCTGCTGTTGGCGCGCGTGTATCCGTAGGTATGCGGCCGGAACATTTCCTGCATCCTGATGAAACCCAGCATGTCTTCAAAGGCAAAGTAGCCATTGTAGAACAGCTTGGCGGATTATCCTACTTGTACATCGATGCCGATGAAAACCGTCTAACCATTCAGTATGCAGGCCATGCATCCAATAAAGCTGGTGAAATAGCTGAAATCGGAGTGAATGCAGAGCGGGCGTTTATCTTTGATGAGGCTGGATTACGCATTTAAAAGCCCCGCGCGCAACACGACGACGGATCATATTCTAACATAATAAAAAACGCCGAACATTGTTCGGCGTTTTTCTTTTTGAAATTATTCCACGGAGAACTGGATTTCATCTTTTTGCCCTAGATCGGAATGACAGCTGATGCGATGGCGTCCGCGATGAAAGGCGTAGGGAACGGGTTCTCCCACGCAGGAGACCGGAATGGGTTTGCCGTCGGCAAACCAGTAGAGGCGACGGGATGCCGCGAGCGGGCCTTCGACTTTTAGGTAAAGCGACAGCGCATTGGTTTGATAGGCGGGCATGACCAGGCAATCGTTGTTCCTTGGATACATGATATGAATGGGAGGAATGTCATCCGTGGTTTTGCAAGGGGTTTGCAAAGGATCTGCAACGCGCTGGCAGAGCGATGGATCAGGGATACCCGACGGGCGCGTATACCACGGCCCCGCCTGTTGTGCATAAAGGGAATGGAATACGGAGGCCACAAG
The sequence above is drawn from the Spartobacteria bacterium genome and encodes:
- a CDS encoding carbohydrate ABC transporter permease; translation: MFPKPIEKCSVGAQRLYKILLPIALILWLLPLIAVVSTSVRPAGDINAGNYWGLPSSFDLIQNYSAIFFGSKIGLYIYNSFRITIPTVLLTLSISCMTGYALSIYKFKANLFVFFVFIAGNFVPFQILMVPVRDLSVRMGLYDTVTGLVLFHAAFQAGFCTLFMRNFMKALPYELIESARIEGISEFRIFWNVVLPLVRPALAALAVLIFTFIWNDYFWATVLVQGDTAMPVTAGLKSLNGQWVAQWHLVSAGSIVAAFPPVILFFLLQKHFIAGLTMGATKG
- a CDS encoding extracellular solute-binding protein — its product is MRAVIMPVLTLSAILLSQSAMAGELVINYDGSDPAPKESFTMVIDEFKKANPDIDVKWNVFDHEGYKTSIRNFLTAEPPDICAWYAGNRMAPFVKAGFFEDVSDVWEEAGYNESLASTKESMTIDGKKWGVPYTYYQWGVYYRKDIFEKLGIPVPKNWEEFLAACKTLKDNGVTPITIGTKFLWTTAGVFDYLDLRVNGYDFHNKLTAGEIKYTDPRVQKVFDRWDELVKPGYFIDNHSTYSWQEALAPMVQGDAAMYVMGNFCVAPLKQAGLTDDTLGFFQFPEITAGLPKAEDAPTDTFHIPAKATNKADAKKFLAFIGQPEIQTKWNEILGQLPVNNKSQVADDPFLQAGFEVLSDASGIAQFYDRDTDAQMAKAGMEGFQEYMMHPERREKILKKLDKVQERVNRKK
- a CDS encoding sugar ABC transporter permease, producing the protein MAQAAPTDQRSFWHRNRIAITPWLFLAPGLIMFMIYVILPIFQSMWISLHQWDGLSPKIFIGLDNYRELMTDDTFFVAIKNNIIWLVLYMLAVPIGLFISLLLNQTVMGIRIYKSLFFFPFVISQIVVGLVFTWVYDPSNGIFSIIFGWFGATCPAILGDERYVTYGIIAAGLWPQIAYCMILFLTGLNNVSPDQIEAGRLDNAKGWKMLWYVVLPQLRPATFIAIVVTVIGALRSFDLISIMTSGGPYGSSQVLAYYMYETALSEYGYRMGYGATIATVLFFIMMVYIAYFLRRMYVQEKEG
- the ugpC gene encoding sn-glycerol-3-phosphate ABC transporter ATP-binding protein UgpC, producing MAGLVLKNVKKSFDKMEIIHGVDLTINDGEFIVFVGPSGCGKSTLLRLIAGLEEVTDGSIQIGERDVTRVEAAERGIAMVFQSYALYPHMTVYDNMAFGLKMNGFSKEDIARRVDKAAKILELGQLLKRKPKALSGGQRQRVAIGRSIVREPQVFLLDEPLSNLDAELRTQMRVEISKLHNDLGATMIYVTHDQTEAMTLADRIVVLRLGIVEQVGSPIELYDNPDNQFVAGFIGSPRMNFVHGIVRKCEGQMVSVYMGALDVEIPVKARGSVPAVGARVSVGMRPEHFLHPDETQHVFKGKVAIVEQLGGLSYLYIDADENRLTIQYAGHASNKAGEIAEIGVNAERAFIFDEAGLRI